CGGATATCATCAGGATAGACAAGGGGTAGTATATCATCGGCTTGTCGTAAACGGGCAATAACTGCTTGCAGACGGCCTGAGTGATGGGATAGAGCCGGGTGCCGCTACCGCCGGCTAAGATGATACCTTTCATTTTATGCTCCTAACTTTTAGTACACAGATTAACCTGATTTAGCTGATAGTTTATTTCCCAGTTAAATCAACCCTGCTAAATCCTTTGTGAAACTATTTTATAAACTACGGAGCGGTGCAAAATAGCCAAAACCCATACCTCGTTTTTGTTTACCTTATAAACAACCCGGTAGTCCCCGACGCGCAGTTTCCAGTATCCACTCAAGGGCTTGCGCAGGGGGTGCCCGTATTTTTCTGGTTCAATGGTCAGCCGCGTTTCTATGGCGGTTGATATCCTGACACGGGCGGTCTTGTCAATCGCCGGGATGTCGCTTTCCTTAACCTTATGGTGGTATAAAATTGTATAGGCCATATAGCCGTTATTTGGGAAATACCTGCCGGTGGGTCAGGGCTTTCTTGCGGTTAAATGTCCGCTCGCGCTCTTCGGCAACGCCGGTCAAGACTACGTCCTCGAAGTATTCAAGGCTCATACTGACCAGGTCCCGGACTTTATAAGAAAGCGAGACTCCGTCGTCATGGGCTAATTTTCTTATGGCCTGGTAAATGGGACGGTCTAAGACTACATTTATTCTGGGGTTCTTGGCTGACATATTAATGACTCCTTTCAACTGTAGTGTTACACTTCTGTAACACCTTGTCAAGAAATATTCAGTCATAGATTAGCATATATTTAACCACAGATTAACACGAATAATAACGACTCCCGAAATAAATCTGTGTAATCTGTGGCTACGCGTATTTTCCTCGAAGTTCACGGTAGAGCGTTTTGCCGCTGGCCGTCCGGGGAATATCAACAGACTTGATAAAAACGACGCTCTTGGGCTTTTTATAGGCCGCCATCTTGTCGCGGCAGTAATCGATTATCTCTCTCTCGGTAGAGGTCTGACCTTCTTTGAGAACTATAAACGCCTTGACCGATTCACCCCATTTGTCGTCGGGCACGCCGATGACGGCGGATTCGAAAACCTTGGGATTGAGGGCCAGCGCCTCTTCGACCTCGGAGGGATAGACGTGCTCGCCACCGGTGATGATCATATTGTCCTTGCGGTCGACCAGGTAGTAATAGCCGTCGGCATCCTTTTTGGCCATATCGCCGGCGCTGAACCATTGGCCTTTGAAAACGGACTTGGTCTTGTCGGGCAGTTTGTAGTAGCCGTCAAAGAGCATCGGGCCGCGGGAATAGAGCTCGCCCACCTGCCCGGCCGGCAGTTCCTTACCGGCGGAGTCGAGTATCTTGATGCGGTCGGTGCCGATGGATTCCTTGCCGATAGAGCCGGCCTTGCTGAGCTGTTCTTCAGGCCTGAGGATGGTGACAATACCGGCCTCGGTGGAGCCGTAGCCTTCGTAGAGCCGGGCGTTGGTGAAATATTCCATCACCCGCTTCTTGATTTCGCCCCGGGCCGGCGCCGAGGAGCACAACAGCTTGTTTATGGAGGACACGTCGTATTTAGCCCGGACATCGGCCGGCAGGCCGAGTATCAGGTTGTAATGGGTGGGGATGAGCGAGATAAAGGTGGCCTTTTCCCGGGCGACGATACCCAGGATTTCTTCGGGGTTGAAGTTCCGGGCCGGATGGACGTAGATACCGCCGCCGATATAGGTGAAGGTGAACGAGAAATAGGTGGTGTTAACGTGGCAGAGCGGCATAACGTTGAGGCAGATATCGTCCGGCCGGAAACTGAAATCACCGGCGTTTATGAGGTAGAATGCAATATATGATTCGTGCGACCGGAGCACGCCCTTGGGCTTGCCGGTGGTGCCCGAGGTATAGAGCAGAACCCAGGTGTCTTTGGGGTCGACCCGAATGCCGGGGTCCTTGTCCGGCGCGCTGTTCAGCCAGGATTCGTAATCAGATAAATTAGAGATTTGAGATTTGGAATGCGGGATATGGGATTTTATCTCAATGTAATGTTTTATTTGCGGCAGCTGCGGCTTTATTTGTTCAATCAGCGGAATGAATTCATCGTGGACGAAGAAGGCCTTGCTGTCGGCGTCGGCGGCGATGTAGGCGACGTCGGCCGGGCTAAGCCGGAAGTTTATGGGGTTGATGACGATACCGGTCCGGGCGCAGGCCAGATAGAGCTCGATGATTTCCAGGCAGTTTTCCAGCAGGCAGGAGACCTTGTCGCCCTTCTTGAGCCCCAACCCGAGCATGGCGTTGGATAATTTATCAATACGGGTGTTAAGCTGACTGAAGGTCAACAGCCGGGACTTGTCCTTAAGCGCCATCCGGTCCGCATACTTGGCGGCGTTGACCCGGAGCGTCTCGGCTAAGTTAAGCCATAATGCTGACATCAGAAATACCTTTTTAGTAAGCGGATTAAGCTGATTTCACGGATAATTCTCAATCTGCAATTTGAAATCTGTAATCTCCCGTCCTCCTAGGCCTTAACTATCCTGCTTCTATTCTTGGTAACATTCTTGGTGGCGTTACGGCTGTCTATGACCAGCCGGCTGTTGTTGACTATCAACTGATAGTCGTAGGCGGTGTGGTCGGTAGCGATGACCACAGCGTCGTATTTCCTGAGCATCGGCACGGTCAGCTTTTGGGACTTGAACGGCGGCAGTTTGTAGTGCCTGAGTTCGGGCAGAGCCGGTATGTGCGGGTCGTTATACTGGACCCGGGCGCCCTTTTCCATAAAGAGCTCTATCAGCTTCAGGGCCGGCGATTCGCGCATATCGTCGACGTCTTTCTTGTAGGCCACGCCAAGGATGAGAATGCTGGAACCCTTGAGCGATTTGCCCAGATTGTTGAATTTCTCGGCGGTCTTGTTAACGACATAATAAGGCATAGCCAGATTGACCTCACCGGCCAGCTCGATGAACCTGGTGGGCGTCTCGTACTGGCGCGCCTTCCAAGACAGGTAAAACGGGTCGATGGGGATGCAGTGCCCGCCCAAGCCGGGGCCGGGATAGAACGGCTGGAATCCGAATGGCTTGCTGGAGGCGGCGTTGATGACCTCCCAAACGTCGATGCCCATCTTGTCAAAAAGCACCTTGAGCTCGTTGACCATAGCTATATTGATGCAGCGGTAGATATTTTCCAGCAGTTTGGTCGATTCAGCGGCCCGGGTCGATGAGACGGGTACGACCTTCATAACCACCGCACCGTAGAGCGCCTGGGCCAGGACGCGGCTGTCCGGGTCGTCGGCGCCGACCACCTTGGGTATCTTTTCGGTAGAGTATTTAGCGTTGCCAGGGTCTTCGCGTTCAGGCGAAAAGGCCAGGAAGAAATCCTTAGCCGCCTTGAGCCCGGTCTGCTCCAGTATGGGCAGGCAGACTTCGTCGGTGGTGCCGGGATAGGTGGTGCTTTCCAGGACGACCAGCTGTCCCTTGCGCAGGGTCCGGCGGATGGTCTGGGTGGTGTTGACGATGTATGACATATCCGGGTCGCGCATAATGGTCAACGGCGTGGGCACGCAGATGATGATGGCGTCCATATTCTTGAGCTGGCCGAAATCAGTCACGGCCTTGAACCCGCGCTTGAGCCTGATATCGTTGATGCTTTCAGCGGTAATATGCTTGATGTAAGACTTGCCGGCGTTCAGAGCGGACACCTTTTTATGATCGATATCAAACCCGGTCACGGGGAATCCGCGCAGTGCGAAGAGCCGGGCCAGCGGCAGGCCAACATAGCCCATGCCGATAATGCCGACTTTGGCTTTGCGTGTCTTTATCCGATTCATCAGGTTGGCGGCTAACGGTTTCATAATGGTACTCTTCTTTCTAATCGCCGTTAATCGGCGAGCCGGAGCTTGGGCTCCAGACTTCATTTATCCGGGTTTATTATTAAACAATTTAGGGTCAATATTGTCCTGCCCGCCGCATTCGGGCGTGTAGCAGGTAACATTGGTAAAATCGCATTTGGCATTGCAGTTGGGACAGGGAGCCGGCGGCGTTCGGGCTTCAAGCGTGTAGCCACATTCGGAACAACGCCACTTGGGTAGAATAGAATCTTTATAAGACGTGTTATCCAGCGCCAGGAACAGACGGGCAGGGTCAAAACCCGTCAAGACCTCGTTACCGACAACAATTACCGGGACAAAACGCTGGCCGGAGACCTTGACCACCTCGGTCCGGTCCGGGTCACCGGAGACATCTATATTCTCAAAGCTTATCTGCCGGCCCTTGAGGTAGGCCTTGAGCCTGATGCACTCCAGGCAGGACGGGATGGAATAAACCTTAACCTTTTTCATATCATTCCTTGAGCAGTTCTTCTATCCGAATCGGGTCAAAGCCGATGACTATCTGGTCATCCATGGTAATGACCGGCACGCCGTACTGGCCTGAGACCTCAAGCAATTCCTTGGCGTTGTCCGGGTCCTTGGAAACGTCGATATCCTCGAACAAAATATTGCGGCGGCTGAGGAAGTCCTTGACCTTTACGCACCAGGGACAGGTAGGCGTGCTGTAAACCTTTACCGTTTTCATGACTGCTCCTTGGCCGGTTGGCCCTTATCAGCTGGTTGGCCGATTAAATCGCGCACCAGAACGTTAAGATAATTATAACTGCGAATATCAAAATCACCTTCTTTTTTCAATCTTTTCGCGCTGTTGCCGGGCACGATAATCTTATTGAAGCCGAGCCGGACGGTTTCCTGCAACCTGCGGTCGATATGGCTGACCGGCCGGATTTCGCCGGCTAGTCCGACCTCACCGACAGCGACGATATCGGAAATGGGCCGGTTACGATAGCTGGAAACGATGGCCAGGGCGATGCCCAAATCCGCGGCCGGTTCATCTATCTTGACACCGCCAACGACGTTGACGAAGACGTCCTGCGAACCGAGCGGTATGGCCAGCCGGCGCTCGAGCACGGCCAGTATCATGGTGGTGCGATTGAAATCAACGCCGCTGACCCGGCGCGACGGCGCAGCGTAATAAGAACGCGAGGTAAGAGCCTGGATTTCCAAGAGCAGCGGGCGGCTGCCGACCATGGACGGCACGATGACCGTGCCGGCCGTGTCTTTGTCACGCTGTGAGATAAACATATCGGACGGGTTGGTGACTTCAATCAAGCCGTCTTCCTGCATCTCGAATATGCCGATTTCGTTGGTCGAGCCAAAACGGTTCTTGACAGCCCGGAGCATGCGGAAAGACTGGAAACGGTCGCCTTCGAAATAAAGGACGCTGTCAACCAGGTGTTCGAGCGAGCGCGGCCCGGCCAACGAGCCATCCTTGGTGACGTGTCCGATAAGGAAAAGCGAAACGCCCAGCCGCTTACAGAGATAGACCATGGCCATGGCTGATTCGCGAACCTGAGTCAGGGTGCCGGGCGCAGTAGGTATTTCCGGACGGTAGACCATCTGGATGGAATCCACTACCACCAGGTCGGGTTTGTATTCCTCTATGTAAGAGCCGATAACATCGATATTGGTCTCGGAAGCCAGGAGCAGGTTATCCGAATCAACGCCCAGCCGCTCGGCCCGGAGCTTGGTCTGGAGAACCGATTCCTCGGCGCTGACATAGAGAACCTTCATGCCTTCCTTTGTAAGTTTGTGCGAGACCTGCAGAAGTAAGGTTGACTTGCCGATGCCCGGGTCGCCGCCGATAAGCGTGACCGAACCGATAACGATACCACCGCCCAGGATGCGATCGAATTCCTTGATGTTGCTGATCAGGCGCGGCGCATCGGATAATTTGACTTGGCTAATAGGCTTGGGTCTCTCTCCGCCCAGCGAGGTTTTATTTTTCTGCTGGGACTGCGGCGCCATTATTTCTTCGGCCAGACTGCCCCACTCGCCGCACTCGGCGCAACGGCCGACCCACTTGGGCGCGGAGGAGCCGCATTTCTGGCAGACGTAAACGGTCTTAGGCCTTTTTAACTGCATAAAAAATCATGGCTAACAAGGCTATGGCAGCGGTTTCTACCCGCAAGATAGATGTTACCGGCAATCGCGCTTCTTTAAAACCGGCTTTAACCGCCTGTTCAATCTCTTCAGGCGTAAAATCGCCTTCCGGTCCGATAAGATACAATATCCGCCGGGTATTTCCACTTTTTTGCATCATTTCTTCCAACGAACCGTCCGGCGCGGACGGTACGGCAATCAGGGCTAAATCGTAATTAGCTATTTGGCCGACCACATCTGTAAAATCCATGGGCGGGTGGATATGGAGCAGTGTATTCTGGCCGGTCTGTTTGGCCGCGGCCACGGCCAGGTTCTGCCAACGCCGGAGCTTGCGGTCGGCGTCGCGAACAATGCTGCGACGGGTAATGACCGGGATGAGTTCGGAAGCGCCCAGTTCAGCGGTTTTTTCGACCAGCCAATCCATGCGCGAGCCCTTGGGCATAGCCGAGGCCACGGTGATGTGCAGTTGCGCCGCCTGGACGTGCCGGGTTTCCATAATATCAAGCACCACCCGGTCCTTTTCCAAGACAGCCACCCGGGCCAGATAAGAATCACCCCGGCTGTTAAAAACCTCGACGTCACTGCCCTGTTTAAGGCGAAGAACATCTTTAAGGTGGTGAGACTGCACCTGGTCCAGGATGATTTTATCAGCCTGGGGCTGGCCGTAGAAATAGAATCTCTTTAAATGATTCATGAGGCATAGAATATAAGGCCAAACGACCGGAGTCAATTATTTTATATACAGATATTGACAGGTATACCGCAATATGTAGGATATGAAGATTATGGAAAATCTAAATAGCTTGGATTTCGAGGTGCCTATAGTGGCGCTGGAAAAGAAGATTGCCGAGCTGGAGAAGTTTTCGTCCTTGGCTGACGTGGACCTGACGGACGAGATAAGCAAGCTCAGGCAGCGGGCCGACCGCTTAAAGCTGGATATCTACAAAAACCTGACGCCTTGGCGGCGGGTGCTGCTAGCCCGGCATCCCCAGCGGCCACTGGCTACGGATTTCATAGATTTGATATTCAAGGATTTCATAGAACTCTACGGCGATCGCTCGTTCCGCGATGACAAAGCCATCGTCTGCGGGCTGGCCAAGCTGGATAACTTCAAAGTCATGGTAGTCGGCACCCGGAAAGGTAAAAATACCATGGAACGGATGGAATCCAATTTCGGCTGTCCGCATCCGGAAGGCTACCGCAAATCGCTGTTAAAGATGCAGTTGGCCGAGAAATTCAAGCTACCGATTATCACGCTGATAAACACGCCGGGCGCGTATCCGGGCATCGGCGCCGAGGAACGCGGACAGGCGCTGGTCATTGCCAAGAACCTTTTTGAGATGTCGCGGATGCGGACGCCGATAATCTGCATCATCACCGGTGAAGGCGGCAGCGGCGGCGCGCTGGCCCTGGCCGTGGGCGACAAACTGGCCATAATGGAAAATGCCTACTTCTCGGTCATATCACCAGAAGGCTGCGCGGCCCTGCTCTGGCGCGACAGCAGTAAAGCGCCGGACGCGGCTAAAGCCCTGAAATTCACAGCCAAAGACCTGCTGGAGCTGGGCATTGTGGACGAGATCATACCTGAACCGCTGGGCGGCGCGCACCGGGATCATAAAACAACCGCGGAAAACGTCAAAAAAGTAATTCTGCGCTACCTGAACGAACTGACCCAGATGCCGACCGAAGTGCTGCTTCAGAAGCGCTACGAGAAATTCAGAGCCATCGGCAAGTTTGTGGAGTTGCAGGAAAAAACCGCGGCGGAATTAAAAACCAAGTAATTATCAGATCTTAGCCAGCTTTTTCTTGATGTGATGCCCGGACTTAAAAACAATAACCTTTTTAGCCGGTGCCATAAGCTTTTCACCGGTCTTAGGGTTACGAGCCTTGCGGGCCTTGCGCTGTTTTATCATGAACACCCCGAAGTTGCGCAATTCCAAACGCCCTTTCTTGATGACCGTATCTATTATCGTGTCCAGAGTGGTCTGGATGATTTTGATAACCGTGCTTTCGGACATGTTATGCTTAACCGCTACCTGGCGGGCAATATCTTTTTTGTGAATCATATATGCTAATCGCGCTTTACCAGTTCCAGCGTCAAGGCAAGCTTTTTGGTATCTTTACCCCGAACAACCGTGACTTCGACCTTGTCATTCTCCTTTTTGTTAAGCATGGCGAATTTAAGGTCTAACATATCGGCTATCGGCTGATTGTCAACAAAAATAATAATATCATCCTTCTGAATCCCGGCTTTTGATGCGGCGCTGTTTGGAGCAATGTCCTTAACAGGCATTCCCTTCTTATCAGCCAGAGGCTGATCCAAAATTACTCCAAGCATCGGGCGAATCTGGTCAATCTTTAACACCTTGGTAAAGAACAAGTAATCAGCCGGGCTATTTTTGTGTTCTTCCAATATTTCCAATACTCCGCTGTTACCGTCCTCTGATTTATTCATAGGTTCCTTGTTTTCGGATATTTCAACGCCCAGAATAGTCCGGTAATCGAACTGGGTACGCCATTTGGCCCGCTCCGGAATACCGAAACGGAACATAATATGGCCGCCGCCCACGAAGACGACCATCTGGCCCGAAGCCGCGTCTTTGTCCAACCCGCGGAAGAAGCTGGCCACCGAATCAGCCATGGTATCTTCCCAAACGCACTGCGATTCGTAAAAACTCTGGAAATTCTCCTCGGTAAACATACCCATCTGGATATGCGGGCGGAATCGCTCATAGATGTAAAAACGATGTTCCTTATCGTTGATGTCTATCTTTTCGGGCAGAGATTTACGCTCTTCCGGGGTAAGCACCTTGAGTCCGCTACGGGCGACTTTCTTGCTAATCTCGGCCGGAGCGTTAAGGGCTACGACTTTTAAACCTTTTTCATACGAGAACGTGACCATAGGCTGGTACATCATCCACTCGAAACTCCAGCGGCTGTAATAATCAGTTTTGCGAAGCATTTCTTTCTCGTCTATCTTCTTGGCGATGTAATCGTCCAGAAATGACTGGTACGGGCGCTGGAACATTTCCATGCCGATGGAAATTTTCCTGGTTTTGGAATTGCGCTCATAGACGGCCTTGAGAACCTTTTCCTGCATCTGGTGATGAGGCACACTGTCATGCGTTTCGCCCACGTAAACGACATTGGCCTTAGCCGCGTCGTCCATCATCTCGTCGAATGATACAAACTTCTTATTGCGTAAGTCATAAATCTTGCCAATCAGTTCAGCCGGGGGTATATTTTTAATGTCCTTAATCTCTATGACTTTGGGTGCTTCAGCCACCTTGGGAGTAACCGGCGTTTCGGCTGAGATAAAAGTCACCAGAGTAACACAAATCAGGAACCATCCCAACAGATAAACTATTTTTTTCATATCACGCCTTTCTTATTATTTCAGAATATCGGACATACTGTACAGTCCGGGTTTGGCATTAGCAAGGAATTTAGCGGCATAAATGGCGCCCCGAGCGAATATGTCGCGGTTGTTGACCCGATGAGTCAGCTCGATGCGCTCCCCCAGGTTGCTGAAAACAACGGTATGGTCGCCGACCACGTCGCCTATCCGGAGTGAGTGTATGGGAATATTCTTATTGGACGCCTTGGCCACACATTCGGCCAACCGTTTGGCTGTACCGCTGGGGGCGTCTTTCTTAAACCGGTGATGGGTCTCAATTATCTCAGCGTCATAGTCCGGACCAAGCGTCCGGGCCGCCTCGGCACCCAGCCTGAAAAGCAGATTGGCGCCCAGGCTCATGTTCGGGCTCAACAGGCAGGGAATCACTTTTGACGCGGCCTTGATCTTATTGAGCTGTGTCTTATCGAAACCGGTGGTACCGATAACCAGCGGTATTTTATGCTTGCGACAGGCATCCAGACAACCCATAGCTCCGGCCGGGAGTGAAAAATCGATAGCTACATCAGCCTTTTTATCGATGGCCGCGGATAACGTGACCCCGAGCGGTTTGCCCAGGCCGACCATCAGACCTACATCCTTACCTGATTGAGGATGCCCCGGGCGGTCAACGGCCAGAACCAGTTTAAATATTTTGGAATCGGTTGCCAGCCTGATTATAGACAAACCCATCCGTCCGGCCGCACCGTTGACTGCTAATGTAATCATAATGATTTTGGAATTTGACCATATCTTCATATTTTAGTCAAAGAATTTATATACTTGATTTTATCTCTTTGCTATATATAATTCCGCTATGCGACATTATTCCGCGATATTTTTATTGATCCTATGCCTGTCCTTGATCGGATATGCGGCAACCCATGAAACCAACCAGTCGGGCGCCAATTCCGGTATAGCTGTCGGCCAATGGGTGCAATACCACATCAACCGTTACGATATCGACAAGTCCGAAACGAACAAGGACAACCTGTCATCCACGTCCGAGGCCGACATCAAAATGTCCATTACCGGCCGACAGACGTTATACGAACAGGAGCTTTTCTGGGTCGAACTGGCAGTCAACCATGGCAAAGAATCACAACGCATCGTCAGGTTCCTGGCTGATTCCA
This Candidatus Brocadiia bacterium DNA region includes the following protein-coding sequences:
- a CDS encoding acetyl-CoA carboxylase carboxyltransferase subunit alpha, translating into MKIMENLNSLDFEVPIVALEKKIAELEKFSSLADVDLTDEISKLRQRADRLKLDIYKNLTPWRRVLLARHPQRPLATDFIDLIFKDFIELYGDRSFRDDKAIVCGLAKLDNFKVMVVGTRKGKNTMERMESNFGCPHPEGYRKSLLKMQLAEKFKLPIITLINTPGAYPGIGAEERGQALVIAKNLFEMSRMRTPIICIITGEGGSGGALALAVGDKLAIMENAYFSVISPEGCAALLWRDSSKAPDAAKALKFTAKDLLELGIVDEIIPEPLGGAHRDHKTTAENVKKVILRYLNELTQMPTEVLLQKRYEKFRAIGKFVELQEKTAAELKTK
- a CDS encoding nucleotide sugar dehydrogenase, with protein sequence MKPLAANLMNRIKTRKAKVGIIGMGYVGLPLARLFALRGFPVTGFDIDHKKVSALNAGKSYIKHITAESINDIRLKRGFKAVTDFGQLKNMDAIIICVPTPLTIMRDPDMSYIVNTTQTIRRTLRKGQLVVLESTTYPGTTDEVCLPILEQTGLKAAKDFFLAFSPEREDPGNAKYSTEKIPKVVGADDPDSRVLAQALYGAVVMKVVPVSSTRAAESTKLLENIYRCINIAMVNELKVLFDKMGIDVWEVINAASSKPFGFQPFYPGPGLGGHCIPIDPFYLSWKARQYETPTRFIELAGEVNLAMPYYVVNKTAEKFNNLGKSLKGSSILILGVAYKKDVDDMRESPALKLIELFMEKGARVQYNDPHIPALPELRHYKLPPFKSQKLTVPMLRKYDAVVIATDHTAYDYQLIVNNSRLVIDSRNATKNVTKNRSRIVKA
- a CDS encoding AMP-binding protein; amino-acid sequence: MSALWLNLAETLRVNAAKYADRMALKDKSRLLTFSQLNTRIDKLSNAMLGLGLKKGDKVSCLLENCLEIIELYLACARTGIVINPINFRLSPADVAYIAADADSKAFFVHDEFIPLIEQIKPQLPQIKHYIEIKSHIPHSKSQISNLSDYESWLNSAPDKDPGIRVDPKDTWVLLYTSGTTGKPKGVLRSHESYIAFYLINAGDFSFRPDDICLNVMPLCHVNTTYFSFTFTYIGGGIYVHPARNFNPEEILGIVAREKATFISLIPTHYNLILGLPADVRAKYDVSSINKLLCSSAPARGEIKKRVMEYFTNARLYEGYGSTEAGIVTILRPEEQLSKAGSIGKESIGTDRIKILDSAGKELPAGQVGELYSRGPMLFDGYYKLPDKTKSVFKGQWFSAGDMAKKDADGYYYLVDRKDNMIITGGEHVYPSEVEEALALNPKVFESAVIGVPDDKWGESVKAFIVLKEGQTSTEREIIDYCRDKMAAYKKPKSVVFIKSVDIPRTASGKTLYRELRGKYA
- a CDS encoding ChaN family lipoprotein, with the protein product MKKIVYLLGWFLICVTLVTFISAETPVTPKVAEAPKVIEIKDIKNIPPAELIGKIYDLRNKKFVSFDEMMDDAAKANVVYVGETHDSVPHHQMQEKVLKAVYERNSKTRKISIGMEMFQRPYQSFLDDYIAKKIDEKEMLRKTDYYSRWSFEWMMYQPMVTFSYEKGLKVVALNAPAEISKKVARSGLKVLTPEERKSLPEKIDINDKEHRFYIYERFRPHIQMGMFTEENFQSFYESQCVWEDTMADSVASFFRGLDKDAASGQMVVFVGGGHIMFRFGIPERAKWRTQFDYRTILGVEISENKEPMNKSEDGNSGVLEILEEHKNSPADYLFFTKVLKIDQIRPMLGVILDQPLADKKGMPVKDIAPNSAASKAGIQKDDIIIFVDNQPIADMLDLKFAMLNKKENDKVEVTVVRGKDTKKLALTLELVKRD
- the radA gene encoding DNA repair protein RadA; translated protein: MQLKRPKTVYVCQKCGSSAPKWVGRCAECGEWGSLAEEIMAPQSQQKNKTSLGGERPKPISQVKLSDAPRLISNIKEFDRILGGGIVIGSVTLIGGDPGIGKSTLLLQVSHKLTKEGMKVLYVSAEESVLQTKLRAERLGVDSDNLLLASETNIDVIGSYIEEYKPDLVVVDSIQMVYRPEIPTAPGTLTQVRESAMAMVYLCKRLGVSLFLIGHVTKDGSLAGPRSLEHLVDSVLYFEGDRFQSFRMLRAVKNRFGSTNEIGIFEMQEDGLIEVTNPSDMFISQRDKDTAGTVIVPSMVGSRPLLLEIQALTSRSYYAAPSRRVSGVDFNRTTMILAVLERRLAIPLGSQDVFVNVVGGVKIDEPAADLGIALAIVSSYRNRPISDIVAVGEVGLAGEIRPVSHIDRRLQETVRLGFNKIIVPGNSAKRLKKEGDFDIRSYNYLNVLVRDLIGQPADKGQPAKEQS
- a CDS encoding RsmE family RNA methyltransferase translates to MNHLKRFYFYGQPQADKIILDQVQSHHLKDVLRLKQGSDVEVFNSRGDSYLARVAVLEKDRVVLDIMETRHVQAAQLHITVASAMPKGSRMDWLVEKTAELGASELIPVITRRSIVRDADRKLRRWQNLAVAAAKQTGQNTLLHIHPPMDFTDVVGQIANYDLALIAVPSAPDGSLEEMMQKSGNTRRILYLIGPEGDFTPEEIEQAVKAGFKEARLPVTSILRVETAAIALLAMIFYAVKKA
- a CDS encoding antitoxin, RHH family protein, translated to MSAKNPRINVVLDRPIYQAIRKLAHDDGVSLSYKVRDLVSMSLEYFEDVVLTGVAEERERTFNRKKALTHRQVFPK
- the dapB gene encoding 4-hydroxy-tetrahydrodipicolinate reductase; its protein translation is MKIWSNSKIIMITLAVNGAAGRMGLSIIRLATDSKIFKLVLAVDRPGHPQSGKDVGLMVGLGKPLGVTLSAAIDKKADVAIDFSLPAGAMGCLDACRKHKIPLVIGTTGFDKTQLNKIKAASKVIPCLLSPNMSLGANLLFRLGAEAARTLGPDYDAEIIETHHRFKKDAPSGTAKRLAECVAKASNKNIPIHSLRIGDVVGDHTVVFSNLGERIELTHRVNNRDIFARGAIYAAKFLANAKPGLYSMSDILK
- a CDS encoding glutaredoxin domain-containing protein, with protein sequence MKTVKVYSTPTCPWCVKVKDFLSRRNILFEDIDVSKDPDNAKELLEVSGQYGVPVITMDDQIVIGFDPIRIEELLKE
- a CDS encoding type II toxin-antitoxin system RelE/ParE family toxin yields the protein MAYTILYHHKVKESDIPAIDKTARVRISTAIETRLTIEPEKYGHPLRKPLSGYWKLRVGDYRVVYKVNKNEVWVLAILHRSVVYKIVSQRI
- a CDS encoding HU family DNA-binding protein, which codes for MIHKKDIARQVAVKHNMSESTVIKIIQTTLDTIIDTVIKKGRLELRNFGVFMIKQRKARKARNPKTGEKLMAPAKKVIVFKSGHHIKKKLAKI